In the Campylobacter showae genome, one interval contains:
- a CDS encoding disulfide bond formation protein B: MKDMQNLAQNQIPAAERGFFNLMSLAIIALVALPVGIACLVLGFGMGDSPCVMCWAERITMIAISLIALFIVRYGLRPGYVAALLLMACWGIFNGFIHYSLDGTFGGYLDIKQGFGLEILGAHTQLWVVVVDFCVIAFLAVIFLCSKNLGEIMKKSTSGEYGEFLRYLPLGKIANLIFIVIIAANCAQSFIVSGPPPYLGSSTPARLSLDPAKWFWEKDHWQSALDFRFDWNPELPDLPN, from the coding sequence ATGAAAGATATGCAAAATTTGGCGCAAAACCAAATCCCCGCCGCCGAGCGAGGATTTTTCAACCTTATGTCGCTAGCCATCATCGCTCTTGTAGCGCTTCCGGTGGGTATAGCCTGCTTGGTGCTTGGCTTTGGCATGGGAGATAGCCCCTGCGTGATGTGCTGGGCCGAGAGGATCACGATGATAGCCATTAGCCTCATCGCGCTTTTTATCGTTAGATACGGCCTAAGGCCGGGCTACGTCGCGGCGCTTTTACTGATGGCTTGCTGGGGGATTTTCAACGGCTTTATCCATTATAGCCTCGACGGGACATTCGGCGGCTACCTCGACATAAAGCAGGGTTTCGGACTTGAAATTTTAGGCGCGCACACGCAGCTTTGGGTCGTCGTCGTGGATTTTTGCGTAATCGCGTTTTTGGCGGTTATATTTTTATGTAGCAAAAATTTGGGCGAGATAATGAAAAAGAGCACGAGCGGCGAATACGGCGAGTTTTTGCGCTACTTGCCTCTGGGCAAGATTGCAAATTTAATCTTCATCGTCATCATCGCCGCAAACTGCGCGCAGTCTTTCATCGTCTCAGGTCCACCGCCATATCTGGGCTCTAGCACGCCGGCCAGACTAAGTCTTGACCCCGCCAAATGGTTTTGGGAAAAAGATCACTGGCAAAGCGCGCTTGATTTTAGATTCGATTGGAATCCGGAGCTTCCGGATCTGCCAAATTAA
- a CDS encoding DNA alkylation repair protein, which yields MDVKGEFLEILEGLRSEKLAAFSQKLIKSPEILGVKTPELRRLAKRNFARLNLKQIAEYEPFFHEEFMLKGFLIMLVKDDEAKFKLASEFIKTMPNWAVTDGFEPKFTEARYVDALLKQALGSNLEYEKRFFYVYFMRNFNALSLERFFEICAEEKDERYYVQMAAAWCLAEVFIKFDGAGRELLESGRLSKFTHNKTISKIRDSYRVPKEVKDALLELKIK from the coding sequence GTGGACGTAAAAGGCGAGTTTTTAGAGATTTTAGAGGGGCTTAGGAGCGAAAAGCTGGCGGCATTTTCGCAAAAGCTCATCAAAAGCCCCGAAATTTTAGGCGTAAAAACTCCCGAGCTAAGACGCCTAGCAAAGCGAAATTTCGCTCGGCTAAATTTAAAGCAGATCGCCGAATACGAGCCCTTTTTTCATGAGGAGTTTATGTTAAAGGGCTTTTTGATAATGCTCGTTAAAGATGACGAAGCTAAATTTAAGCTAGCTAGCGAGTTTATCAAAACGATGCCAAACTGGGCCGTGACGGACGGCTTTGAGCCTAAATTTACCGAGGCGCGCTACGTAGATGCGCTGCTAAAGCAGGCTCTAGGCTCAAATTTAGAATACGAAAAGCGCTTTTTCTACGTTTATTTTATGCGCAATTTTAACGCGCTTTCGCTCGAGCGGTTTTTTGAAATTTGCGCCGAGGAAAAGGACGAGCGATACTATGTGCAAATGGCGGCTGCTTGGTGTTTAGCCGAGGTTTTTATCAAATTTGACGGCGCGGGGCGAGAGCTACTGGAGAGCGGGCGACTGAGCAAATTTACGCACAATAAAACGATCTCAAAGATCCGCGACAGCTACCGCGTGCCAAAAGAGGTAAAAGACGCGCTTTTGGAGCTCAAAATCAAGTGA
- a CDS encoding TerC family protein: MFDWIFSPEAWLSLVTLTGLEIVLGIDNIIFIAILVGKLPPEQRDKGRILGLSLAMLTRIALLLSLFWIMKLTKPLFSVFDFTITGRDLVLILGGLFLIGKSTLEIHSSVSGEHEEHSASKGHASFWVVIAEIAVLDIVFSLDSVITAVGMANHIEIMILAVMLAVGVMMFASKSISNFVDNNPTIKILALAFLILIGFTLVGEGLGMHVPKGYVYFAMAFSLGVELINIYARKKSAKRAQEAQK, translated from the coding sequence ATGTTCGATTGGATTTTTTCGCCCGAGGCGTGGCTGTCGCTCGTGACGCTAACAGGGCTTGAGATCGTGCTCGGTATCGACAACATCATATTTATCGCGATCCTAGTCGGCAAGCTCCCGCCCGAGCAGCGCGACAAAGGCCGCATTTTGGGGCTTTCGCTTGCGATGCTAACGAGGATTGCGCTTTTGCTTTCGCTATTTTGGATTATGAAGCTTACCAAGCCGCTATTTAGCGTGTTTGATTTTACGATCACGGGCCGCGATTTGGTGCTGATTTTAGGCGGACTTTTCCTCATCGGTAAGTCCACGCTAGAGATCCACTCAAGCGTCAGCGGCGAGCACGAGGAGCACTCGGCGAGCAAGGGTCATGCGAGTTTTTGGGTCGTTATCGCCGAGATCGCCGTGCTTGACATCGTCTTTTCGCTCGATAGCGTCATCACCGCAGTGGGTATGGCAAATCACATCGAGATCATGATCCTAGCCGTGATGCTTGCGGTGGGCGTGATGATGTTCGCGTCTAAGAGTATCTCAAATTTTGTCGACAACAACCCGACGATCAAAATTCTCGCGCTTGCGTTCTTGATCCTGATCGGCTTTACGCTAGTTGGCGAGGGGCTTGGTATGCACGTGCCTAAAGGCTACGTTTACTTTGCGATGGCGTTTTCTCTAGGCGTGGAGCTCATCAACATCTACGCTCGCAAAAAGTCGGCAAAGCGCGCGCAAGAGGCTCAAAAGTAA
- a CDS encoding molecular chaperone translates to MRNLKQSLCIEDFLRQVFLVPLTGENLNELLNLTQDFAPKLKEHKFILEFAKCKSEPSLIDEIRYEFNRLFVGPKRPKAEPYESVYFDYQTMFGAKTMQVRSFYEGSGLKLEDAQLDKFPDDFIGYELQYLYFLSFSALKAEDEAKFNEFFRKKAEFIAAHPSQWFCKFAARCDEHANLDVWKSFGGFLNLYLNSEMDALKSALKDPEIFENLKE, encoded by the coding sequence ATGCGTAATTTAAAGCAGAGCCTTTGCATTGAGGACTTTTTGAGGCAGGTATTTTTGGTGCCGCTTACCGGTGAAAATTTGAACGAGCTTTTAAATTTGACGCAGGATTTCGCGCCTAAGCTTAAAGAGCATAAATTTATCCTCGAATTTGCCAAATGCAAAAGCGAGCCAAGCTTAATCGATGAAATTCGCTACGAATTCAATAGGCTCTTCGTAGGTCCTAAGCGCCCCAAAGCCGAGCCTTACGAGTCGGTGTATTTCGACTATCAAACGATGTTTGGGGCAAAGACGATGCAGGTGCGAAGCTTTTATGAAGGCTCAGGGCTAAAACTCGAGGATGCGCAGCTTGATAAATTCCCCGACGATTTCATCGGGTACGAGCTGCAATATCTTTATTTTCTAAGTTTTAGCGCGTTAAAGGCGGAGGATGAGGCTAAATTTAACGAATTTTTTCGTAAAAAGGCGGAATTTATCGCCGCTCATCCGTCGCAGTGGTTTTGCAAATTTGCCGCTCGTTGCGATGAGCATGCAAATTTAGATGTTTGGAAGAGCTTCGGGGGCTTTTTAAATCTCTACTTAAATAGCGAGATGGACGCGCTTAAAAGCGCGCTGAAAGATCCCGAAATTTTTGAAAATTTAAAGGAATGA
- the nrfD gene encoding NrfD/PsrC family molybdoenzyme membrane anchor subunit, with product MVQTTWGWLIVIYLFLGGLGAGAFLCSALAYKGFLGSLNERFYKFGFLLAPVAVIIGTALLLFDLAPSAAISPLKILQLYTRPVSMMSIGTYLLTFFIVVSVLVLLQIKKSGKICDMMLTLGAILALGVMGYTGLLLYVVKAIPLWASVWLPILFTISAISTGLSANAAATLNAGYGLSHCAHKFHVALVVLEIVAVLALFASVRGEAAGMASITKIVSGSLAPMFWIGFVILGLTMPLLGGSKFMLRGCSVGADGSVCARGNEEIKSCVYNEYGVLIGGFCLRAFIVLGAVYIF from the coding sequence ATGGTACAGACGACTTGGGGATGGCTCATAGTCATCTATCTATTTTTGGGCGGTTTAGGCGCCGGGGCGTTTTTATGCTCGGCTTTGGCTTACAAGGGCTTTTTGGGTTCATTAAACGAGAGATTTTATAAATTCGGCTTTCTGCTAGCACCCGTAGCGGTGATAATAGGAACCGCGCTTTTGCTATTTGACTTGGCGCCGAGCGCTGCGATAAGTCCTCTTAAAATTTTGCAGCTCTATACGCGTCCGGTTTCGATGATGAGCATAGGTACGTATCTGCTTACGTTTTTCATCGTAGTCAGCGTTTTGGTGCTTTTGCAGATCAAAAAGAGCGGTAAAATTTGCGACATGATGCTCACGCTCGGAGCCATTCTGGCGCTTGGAGTGATGGGATATACGGGGCTACTGCTTTACGTCGTAAAGGCGATCCCGCTTTGGGCTAGCGTGTGGCTACCGATTTTATTTACGATCTCTGCGATTTCTACGGGGCTTAGCGCAAACGCCGCCGCGACGCTAAATGCGGGCTACGGTCTTAGCCACTGCGCGCATAAATTTCACGTTGCGCTCGTCGTGCTTGAGATCGTCGCCGTGCTGGCGCTGTTTGCGAGCGTGCGAGGCGAAGCTGCGGGCATGGCTAGCATAACCAAGATAGTCTCAGGCTCGCTAGCGCCGATGTTTTGGATAGGTTTTGTTATTTTGGGGCTTACTATGCCGCTGCTCGGCGGAAGCAAATTTATGCTTCGCGGCTGCTCTGTCGGCGCGGACGGCAGCGTCTGCGCTCGCGGCAATGAAGAGATAAAAAGCTGCGTCTATAACGAATACGGCGTACTCATAGGCGGCTTTTGCCTAAGAGCCTTTATCGTGCTTGGCGCGGTTTATATATTTTAG
- a CDS encoding molybdopterin-dependent oxidoreductase yields MQRRSFLKGAGATLATAGASPSLFGMEQFEVDFKPKSYKNEQGVEYHYLTCPRNCRDACSMIAEIKDGKMVSIKGDPKHPLTQGTVCVKGHTYAMHLYNADRIMYPMKRVGKKCEGKWERISWDQALKEIAAKLTEIKAKYGGEALTEFVYSGNEGHISKTISSGNFFEKYGATRLVRNPCDWPRYAGTPSVIGTDFSKDALEVDESDMYISWGSNEAYTAVHWIRFAHRVKKRGGKIIVINTIRIPLANQADMFIQLKPSSDPAFCLAVCKVLIEEDLYDHEFVEKYTMGFDELVKECSLYTYGELSDMCGASVDQIKVFAREYAHAKAPAIMHGDGGQRHFNGARLVRAVTFLPVLTGCLTKLGGGLFWAYVHVKGCFNFDNCMPDLSPKDAEGKKIERQQISYIEFGKGIQKENPTYLGKPINTVIRACINYNSNLMVTAPNTNLIKKRVMDDDFFLVVIDPYDTDTCDYADYVLPGVTFMESEDIQNDQISGYVCYNAQSVKPLGEAKTNLEFFNALAKAMGYKEECFDWDSETVCRRFLDTEFAKKQNITYEKLKSVGWIKPFRTPETMKDQFPYYPYAPKDKLVFGTKSGKCELYSETFKEAGYHPVIDLDDDWDYYRAHKSFGDGYLKKYPLYFMTPGTQLQDNSNWGNMPYILKRVIVKGNAELFMTREDMLARGIKEGDTVEATNEKGTAIFTAVETNQMQPGIVYAWNNIWVKVTKSRTGANILCSDGVSDLGNGSTYTASFCEVKKAAKQEA; encoded by the coding sequence ATGCAAAGACGTTCTTTCTTAAAAGGCGCGGGAGCGACTCTGGCTACGGCGGGAGCCTCTCCAAGCCTATTTGGTATGGAGCAGTTTGAGGTGGATTTTAAACCGAAATCCTATAAAAACGAACAGGGCGTAGAGTATCACTACCTCACCTGTCCTAGAAACTGCCGCGACGCCTGTTCGATGATCGCAGAGATCAAAGACGGTAAGATGGTTAGCATCAAAGGCGATCCGAAGCACCCTCTAACGCAAGGCACGGTCTGCGTCAAAGGACATACCTACGCGATGCACCTATACAACGCCGATCGTATAATGTATCCGATGAAGCGCGTCGGTAAAAAGTGCGAGGGTAAATGGGAGCGCATCAGCTGGGATCAAGCGCTAAAAGAGATAGCCGCCAAGCTTACCGAGATCAAGGCAAAATACGGCGGCGAGGCACTGACGGAATTTGTCTATTCGGGCAACGAAGGGCATATCTCAAAGACTATTTCGTCTGGAAATTTCTTTGAAAAATACGGCGCTACGAGGCTTGTGCGCAATCCATGCGACTGGCCGCGCTATGCGGGCACGCCGAGCGTCATCGGCACGGACTTTTCAAAAGACGCGCTGGAAGTCGATGAGAGCGATATGTATATCAGCTGGGGCTCAAACGAAGCCTATACGGCGGTGCACTGGATCAGATTTGCCCACCGCGTCAAAAAACGAGGCGGCAAGATCATCGTCATAAATACGATCAGAATTCCGCTCGCAAACCAAGCCGATATGTTTATCCAACTAAAGCCTTCAAGCGATCCTGCGTTTTGTCTAGCGGTGTGTAAGGTGCTGATAGAGGAGGATCTCTACGATCACGAATTTGTAGAAAAATATACGATGGGCTTTGACGAGCTGGTTAAAGAGTGTAGCCTCTACACCTATGGCGAGCTAAGCGATATGTGCGGCGCAAGCGTCGATCAGATCAAGGTTTTTGCGCGAGAATACGCTCATGCTAAAGCGCCCGCCATTATGCACGGCGACGGCGGGCAAAGGCACTTTAACGGCGCAAGGCTCGTGCGAGCGGTTACTTTCTTGCCGGTACTTACGGGTTGCCTTACAAAACTTGGCGGCGGATTATTCTGGGCTTACGTGCACGTAAAGGGCTGCTTTAACTTCGATAACTGCATGCCAGATCTTTCGCCGAAAGACGCGGAAGGCAAAAAGATAGAGCGCCAGCAAATAAGCTATATAGAATTTGGCAAAGGCATTCAAAAGGAAAATCCGACCTATCTAGGTAAGCCGATAAATACGGTAATTCGAGCCTGTATCAACTATAACTCAAATTTGATGGTAACGGCGCCCAATACGAATTTAATCAAAAAACGCGTGATGGACGACGATTTTTTCTTGGTAGTCATCGATCCTTACGATACCGACACCTGCGATTACGCTGACTACGTATTGCCGGGCGTTACCTTTATGGAGAGCGAAGATATTCAAAACGATCAAATTTCGGGCTACGTCTGCTACAACGCCCAAAGCGTCAAGCCGCTGGGCGAAGCCAAGACGAATTTGGAATTTTTTAACGCTCTAGCCAAGGCGATGGGATATAAAGAGGAGTGCTTTGATTGGGATAGCGAGACGGTTTGCAGGAGGTTTTTGGATACGGAATTTGCCAAAAAGCAAAATATCACCTACGAAAAGCTAAAGAGCGTAGGCTGGATTAAGCCGTTTAGGACTCCTGAGACGATGAAAGATCAGTTTCCTTACTACCCTTATGCGCCGAAGGACAAGCTTGTATTCGGTACTAAAAGCGGCAAGTGCGAGCTCTACTCTGAGACATTCAAAGAGGCAGGTTATCATCCAGTGATCGATCTTGATGACGATTGGGATTATTACCGAGCACATAAGAGTTTCGGCGACGGTTATCTCAAAAAATATCCGCTTTATTTTATGACGCCTGGCACGCAGCTTCAGGATAACTCAAACTGGGGCAATATGCCTTACATCCTAAAACGCGTCATAGTAAAGGGCAACGCTGAGCTATTTATGACGCGCGAGGATATGCTGGCGCGCGGCATCAAAGAGGGCGATACGGTTGAAGCCACGAACGAAAAGGGCACGGCGATATTTACGGCGGTTGAAACCAATCAGATGCAGCCGGGCATCGTCTATGCATGGAACAATATCTGGGTTAAGGTTACCAAGTCTCGCACGGGAGCAAATATCCTTTGCTCGGACGGAGTGAGTGATTTAGGCAACGGATCGACCTATACTGCAAGCTTTTGTGAAGTAAAAAAAGCTGCAAAACAGGAGGCATAA
- a CDS encoding ATP-dependent nuclease, whose amino-acid sequence MKIKTLEIKNWRSIKELKVTAQDLMIIIGQNNHGKSNLLSAILFFFGEIKHQDLDFSQGAEDLFVDIEFSELDDQDKKTFEKYVTQQETIKVRKVAYLGGSFEYKGWIQTCLEDYLKEENAGNYTSRETANSLPFYQYLPPAGRLSKQQIIEAQQKYIQSNIKNLTFSYELEKTNFMGLKSVAKGIFGEVYFLPAIKNAADDFASKDTSVFGKLLGEVVETMSQHNEDWQGTKQQLANLFSKFSKYINGVENTERPKQLSDLENELSKELLSWNAYFDIELNIPDIDSVLKSNASVWINDGTRTDIARKGHGLQRAVTIALIQLIAKRQLQSNQDSETTNRKVSKSRYFIFEEPELYLHPQAQRSLFDSFVELSTSGNQVILCTHSSNLISIDKYKSIYIIKKENEQYGSKVTQCEEDLFDGNQKNEWNLSYWINPDRGELFFAEKVILVEGQTDKVILPALADKLGVFKHSYTVIDCGSKQNIPLYIKLMNKFKIPYVSVYDKDHQENKSEQAIGAADSATKAILDEINNELGLSVELVNDIEQELGYNCGKSGKPFQALKHIKSSEFHISESFAEKIRVIYK is encoded by the coding sequence ATGAAAATTAAAACACTTGAAATAAAAAATTGGCGCTCTATTAAAGAGCTTAAAGTTACGGCACAAGATTTGATGATTATTATTGGACAAAATAATCATGGTAAATCTAATTTATTATCAGCTATTCTATTCTTTTTTGGCGAAATTAAACATCAAGACTTAGATTTTTCCCAAGGAGCAGAAGATCTTTTTGTGGATATTGAGTTTTCTGAGCTTGATGATCAAGACAAGAAAACTTTTGAGAAATATGTAACCCAGCAAGAAACAATTAAAGTCAGAAAAGTAGCTTATTTAGGAGGAAGTTTTGAATACAAAGGATGGATACAAACTTGTTTGGAAGATTATTTAAAAGAAGAAAATGCAGGAAATTATACGAGTCGTGAAACTGCTAATAGCTTACCCTTTTACCAATATTTACCACCTGCTGGAAGATTAAGTAAACAACAGATAATAGAAGCACAACAAAAGTATATTCAATCAAATATTAAAAATCTAACTTTTAGCTACGAACTGGAAAAAACAAATTTTATGGGGCTTAAATCTGTTGCAAAAGGGATTTTTGGGGAAGTTTATTTCTTGCCTGCAATAAAAAATGCTGCGGATGACTTCGCATCAAAAGATACCAGCGTTTTCGGTAAATTACTGGGAGAAGTCGTGGAAACTATGTCTCAGCATAATGAAGATTGGCAAGGAACAAAACAACAATTAGCTAATTTATTCTCTAAATTCAGTAAATACATTAATGGAGTTGAGAATACAGAGAGACCAAAGCAATTATCTGATTTAGAGAATGAATTATCAAAGGAATTATTATCTTGGAATGCTTATTTTGATATTGAATTGAATATTCCAGATATCGATTCTGTTCTAAAATCGAATGCTTCAGTATGGATTAATGATGGCACACGCACGGATATTGCTCGTAAAGGGCATGGTTTACAACGTGCAGTAACAATTGCGTTAATTCAGTTAATCGCAAAACGCCAGTTGCAATCTAATCAGGATTCTGAAACAACAAATCGAAAAGTTTCAAAATCTCGCTATTTTATTTTTGAAGAGCCTGAATTATATCTACATCCACAAGCACAAAGATCTTTATTTGACAGTTTTGTTGAATTATCTACTAGTGGAAATCAAGTCATCTTATGTACGCATTCGAGTAATCTTATTAGTATTGATAAATATAAATCTATTTACATTATTAAGAAAGAAAATGAGCAATATGGTAGTAAAGTAACTCAATGCGAGGAGGATCTATTTGATGGAAACCAAAAGAATGAATGGAATTTGTCTTATTGGATTAATCCAGATAGAGGTGAATTATTTTTTGCTGAAAAAGTTATTTTAGTTGAAGGACAAACTGATAAAGTGATTCTTCCTGCATTGGCAGATAAGTTGGGAGTGTTTAAGCATAGTTATACTGTTATCGATTGTGGTTCAAAACAAAATATTCCTTTATACATTAAGTTAATGAACAAATTTAAGATTCCATACGTTTCGGTATATGACAAAGATCATCAAGAAAATAAATCAGAGCAAGCAATAGGTGCGGCAGATTCTGCAACCAAAGCAATTTTAGATGAAATAAATAATGAACTAGGCTTATCTGTAGAGCTTGTAAACGATATTGAGCAGGAGCTTGGATATAATTGCGGCAAATCAGGTAAGCCATTTCAAGCGTTAAAACATATTAAATCTAGTGAGTTCCATATATCAGAAAGTTTCGCTGAAAAAATTAGAGTAATTTATAAATAA
- a CDS encoding MATE family efflux transporter, whose amino-acid sequence MNLTKEPINKLVLRLAAPAGVAMSFNTLYNVTGVFFAARISTQALAGFSMSFLLYISVVGVGLGFGSALTALVGNALGGGKDRLAKIYAAKGVFFVFLCALFMGLSGFIFTPHLLKILGANEEFLREAMAYNRVIFLASPFFLLIKSLNGVLVAAGDTKSLRNWLFAGLFINLGFCFFYVDFCGLGIGGIALATASVQLLGSLFLGVKVAKTGMINFLNLRSFAPELAIYRKILAQALPACLNYLSMSLGGLVLMHFISRYGTHAVAGYGLALRIEQIVMLPTTGIASAVLGIVSQNFGAREYARVRGCYAYSVKFLAVYCIFAAAFCLGLGGILVGFFDETPEVVNAAKSYFAVNSLAFIGYALINLSGSTLQGVKRPAVVFVLNFTRQIVLQIALYSIVADIFGGELQDIFKAMFFNVWLIGLTFFFYTKFVLARVCAA is encoded by the coding sequence GTGAATCTCACAAAAGAGCCTATAAACAAGCTCGTGCTGCGCCTAGCCGCGCCCGCGGGCGTCGCGATGAGTTTTAACACGCTTTATAACGTGACGGGCGTGTTTTTTGCCGCGCGCATCTCGACGCAGGCGCTGGCGGGCTTTTCGATGAGTTTTTTGCTCTATATCAGCGTCGTGGGCGTGGGGCTTGGCTTTGGCTCGGCGCTAACTGCGCTTGTAGGCAACGCGCTTGGCGGGGGCAAGGACCGGCTAGCTAAAATTTACGCCGCAAAAGGCGTGTTTTTCGTCTTTCTTTGCGCGCTTTTTATGGGGCTTTCGGGCTTTATTTTTACTCCGCATCTGCTTAAAATTTTAGGCGCGAACGAGGAGTTTTTGCGCGAGGCCATGGCGTATAACCGCGTGATATTCCTTGCTTCGCCGTTTTTCTTGCTCATAAAATCGCTAAACGGCGTGCTGGTGGCCGCGGGTGACACGAAGAGCCTGCGAAACTGGCTTTTTGCGGGACTTTTTATAAATTTGGGCTTTTGCTTTTTTTATGTGGATTTTTGCGGGCTGGGTATCGGCGGCATAGCGCTGGCGACGGCTTCGGTGCAGCTTCTTGGTTCGCTATTTTTAGGCGTCAAGGTCGCAAAAACGGGTATGATAAATTTTTTAAATTTACGCTCATTTGCGCCAGAACTCGCCATCTACCGCAAAATTTTAGCCCAAGCCTTGCCTGCGTGTCTAAACTACCTCTCGATGTCGCTTGGCGGGCTCGTGCTTATGCATTTTATCAGCCGCTACGGCACGCACGCGGTCGCAGGCTATGGTCTCGCGCTACGTATCGAGCAGATCGTCATGCTGCCCACGACTGGCATCGCATCGGCGGTGCTTGGTATCGTGTCGCAAAACTTCGGCGCTCGCGAATACGCCAGAGTGCGCGGCTGCTACGCTTATTCGGTCAAATTTTTAGCGGTTTATTGTATTTTTGCAGCGGCTTTTTGTCTCGGGCTCGGCGGGATTTTGGTCGGTTTTTTTGACGAGACGCCCGAGGTCGTAAACGCGGCAAAAAGCTATTTTGCCGTAAATTCGCTAGCGTTTATAGGCTACGCGCTCATAAATCTCTCCGGCTCGACGCTTCAAGGCGTAAAAAGGCCCGCGGTGGTTTTTGTTTTAAATTTTACCCGTCAGATAGTTTTGCAAATCGCGCTTTACTCGATTGTTGCGGATATTTTTGGCGGCGAGTTGCAAGATATTTTTAAGGCGATGTTTTTTAACGTTTGGCTGATCGGGCTAACTTTTTTCTTTTATACAAAATTTGTTCTTGCCCGAGTTTGCGCGGCTTGA
- a CDS encoding effector protein produces MKFKDFKNANCAKYDFFTAEELSYKEFIRLSFDEFIRKNPNSNWALSIDDKSFDSFPNFTQKHQICLSDLDFKDNVFQFRICSENSVQGLGHRIFVNLDGMHKDFVASEIKHTDEVMMALKTGVLKDFACVSKCGWWITDIWRDMYKICDESDSENFITDMLASEFSAQMRLINERLLLAQKSGELDALIAELRTQE; encoded by the coding sequence ATGAAATTTAAAGATTTTAAAAATGCCAACTGCGCTAAATACGACTTTTTTACCGCCGAGGAGCTAAGTTATAAGGAATTTATTAGGCTTAGTTTTGACGAATTTATCCGAAAAAATCCAAACTCAAACTGGGCGCTTAGCATCGACGACAAGAGTTTTGATTCATTTCCAAATTTCACCCAAAAACATCAAATTTGCCTATCCGATTTGGATTTTAAAGATAACGTTTTTCAGTTTAGAATTTGCTCCGAAAACAGCGTCCAAGGCCTAGGGCATCGTATTTTCGTAAATTTGGACGGTATGCACAAAGACTTCGTCGCAAGCGAGATAAAACATACGGACGAAGTGATGATGGCTCTAAAAACGGGCGTTTTAAAGGACTTCGCCTGCGTCTCGAAATGCGGCTGGTGGATAACCGATATCTGGCGCGACATGTATAAAATTTGCGATGAAAGCGATAGCGAGAATTTTATCACGGATATGCTTGCGAGCGAGTTTAGCGCGCAGATGCGGCTCATAAACGAAAGACTGCTGCTTGCGCAAAAAAGCGGCGAGCTTGACGCGCTGATTGCCGAGCTTAGGACGCAGGAATAA
- a CDS encoding 4Fe-4S dicluster domain-containing protein: protein MKRKQGFLFDYNFCIGCKACEISCQVYHNQDPDINWRHVDMMLIHEDEIEKEIFISHSCHHCEEPACMDVCPVGAYIKLENGVVQPLHDKCIGCGYCLVACPYGSITKGKDGKAQKCNLCAEKLERGEEPACVAGCPCDVLKLVDSDVSDSAGMEKEMPGFKRFFTKPNIRFYPRMKRNEFIH from the coding sequence ATGAAACGAAAACAAGGATTTTTATTTGATTATAACTTTTGTATAGGTTGTAAGGCGTGTGAAATTTCATGTCAGGTCTATCATAACCAAGACCCTGACATCAACTGGCGCCATGTTGATATGATGCTCATCCATGAAGATGAGATTGAAAAAGAAATTTTCATCTCGCATTCGTGCCACCATTGCGAAGAGCCTGCATGTATGGACGTTTGTCCCGTGGGAGCTTACATTAAGCTCGAAAATGGCGTAGTTCAGCCGCTACACGATAAATGCATCGGCTGCGGATATTGCCTAGTTGCCTGTCCTTATGGCTCTATAACTAAAGGTAAAGACGGCAAAGCGCAAAAGTGCAATCTCTGCGCCGAGAAGCTCGAGCGTGGCGAGGAGCCTGCGTGCGTGGCGGGCTGTCCTTGTGACGTGCTAAAGCTAGTTGATAGCGACGTGAGCGATAGCGCGGGGATGGAGAAGGAGATGCCGGGCTTTAAGCGATTTTTTACGAAGCCAAACATCCGCTTCTATCCTCGCATGAAGCGTAACGAGTTTATCCACTAA